ATTAAATCGATTGAACGTACTCTTATCAAAAAAAATTCCTAAAAAATCGCCTACGACGATATTTCATCATAGGCGATACTATTCTATATTAACAACATGGTTTAACTGTCAAGACTTTGTTTCTTAAGCCTTACATTAATTTGTCAAATAATTTGCTGACAGATTCATTATTGTGGATTGCTTTAATCACATTTGCAAAAATGTCGCAAACACTCAATTGTTTGATCTTATCAATTTTCTTATCACTTGATAATTGAATCGTATCTAATACAACTAACTCTTCAATGGCGGATTTTTGAATACGTTCAATAGCAGGTCCTGAAAGAACTGGATGTGTACAACATGCAAAAATACGTTTTGCACCTTTTTCATGCATTGCTTGAGCCGCATTGCAAATTGTACCTGCTGTATCAATCATATCATCAACCATGATGACATTTTTACCTTTTACATCACCAATAACGCTCATAACTTCGCTAACATTAGCTTCTGGACGGCGTTTATCGATAATTGCCAGTGGAATATCTATCTCTTCTGCAAATGATCGGCTACGTTTTACACTACCGATATCTGGTGCAACAACGACAAAGTCGCCTTCAATTTCTTTAATCTTGTTGGTATAGTAATCAACCAACATAGGATTACCTAACATATGGTCAACAGGCATTGAGAAAAATCCTTGAATCTGAGATGAATGTAAGTCCATTGTTAACACACGATCTGCTCCTGCTGCTTGGAATAAATCTGCAACCAATCTTGCACTAATTGGGTCTCTTGCTCGCGCTTTACGGTCTTGTCGTGCATACCCATAATATGGGATAACTGCTGTTATACGTCCCGCAGAAGCTCGGCGTAACGCATCAATCGTAATTAATAATTCCATCAAGTTGTCGTTAACCGGATTTGATGTTGATTGAATAACAAAGCAATCAATTCCACGAACGATTTCTCCGATTTTAACAAAACTTTCACCATCACTAAATTGTCCTGCTTCACATATTGCCAATTCTCCACCTAGTGAACGTGCAATTTTTTGAGCCAAAGGCTTGTTTGAATTCCCAGAAAAGATTTTGATACCATCCACTGTTTTTACCGTACTGGTCATTAAATTTCCTCCTAATAAATCTTTGTCAGACAGCTGACTAATGTCGTTTCTTTTTTACCCAATTGATTTTGTTCTCTTGCCTACTTCTTGCGATGCCTAATGCATCTTGAGGTACATCTTTTGTAATTGTTGATCCTGCTGCAGTATATGCGTTTTCTTCTACTGTCACTGGAGAGACTAAGTTTGTGTTACAACCGATAAATGCATGATCTTTAATTATTGTTCGGTGTTTTTTAACACCATCATAGTTAACGGTTACTGTACCACAACCAAAATTAACCTCACGTCCAACATCTGCGTCTCCCACATACGTTAGATGTGATATTTTTGTCCCATCACCAATTGTGGAATTTTTAATTTCCACAAAATCGCCTACTTTTACATTTCGACCAATACTACTGTTTGGTCGAATATATGCATAAGGACCTACTGTTGAACCTTCTTCAACTTTACTTTCCAATATTGTAGAGTTTTCAACCGTTACGTTTGACTCAATAATTGAATTAACAATTTTGCTATTGGCGCCTATATGTGCTCCGGTTTTTATAATACTTTTCCCTTCAATAGTTGTTCCTGGATATAAAATTGCATCGGCTTCAACAACAACATCTTTGCCTATGTATACTTGGTTAGCATCAATCATTGTTACGCCGGCTTCCATCAGTCTATGATTAATCCGGTTACGCATAATGGTTGTTGCTTCAAAAAGCTGAACTTTGTTGTTAACGCCTAAAATCTCTGTCACATTCTCTATCGCCATTGCGTCAACTAATTCACCTTCTTTTTGGATGATACTTAAGGTGTCCGGAAGATAATATTCTCCTTGAGCATTATGATTGGTAAGCTGGCCAAGAGCTTTTGATAAAGCCTCTGCTTTAAACATATACATACCACTATTAATCTCATTGACTTTAAGTTCATCTTGCGTTGCATCTTTATGCTCAACGCTTTTAAGGAATTGTCCTTGTTCATCACGAATAATTCGTCCATACCCCGTCGGATCTGTAACATGTGTTGTCAAAACGGTTACGCCATGATTATATTGCTCATGAACTGTTTTAAGCTTAGATAAGCTTTCTCCAGTAATTAAAGGCGTATCTCCAAATAAAACGAGTATATTGCCTTCACCTTGAATAAATTCTTTGGCTTGCATAACTGCATGACCAGTTCCAAGCTGTTCATGTTGTATTGCATAAGACACCGGATGTTTTATGGTTTCCATAACTTCATCACGTCCATGACCAACAATGACACAGACTTCTTGTGCTCCTGCTTCATACGCTGCTTCAATTGCATAATCCAACATGGTTCGATCCAATATTTTATGAATGACTTTCGGCTTATCGGATTTCATTCGAGTTCCTGCGCCTGCTGCCAAAATTACCGCTTTCATAACGGACATTGTATACACGCTCCTTTTCCACAACACATTGTACAACAGAAAGCAACCTACCGCAAGTACAAATTTGAAATTTGTATCTTTTCAAGCAAAGACTAGGAAATTGCTTTCTGTCAATATTTTTCTAGTTAAATTTATACGAAGAAATTTTTTAATAACAGAACAAATCGACTCTGTCGCGTTATCTCGAAGAGATATTGTTCGCGGCGGGAAAGGCCCTTGACCCTTTCTGCTAAGTTTTAAAGCAAAAAGCTAAAGTAGGACTTTCCTAGAGATTAAAAAAAGAAACACCTCTATCCTTTGGATAGAAGTGTTTGCATATTACTCATAAACTTCTGACATATCGTTCATATCTTCGTTTTGTTCAGCAAGAGAAATTGTTTCATATTTTTCTAGTATTGATTTTTGCAATTTTTCTCGCGTCTCTGAGTTAATTGGATGGGCAATATCCCGAAATTCACCATCAAGTGCCTTTCGGCTTGGCATTGCAATAAATAACCCTTTTTCACCTTCAATTACTTTAATATCATGAACAACAAATTCATTATCAAATGTAATTGACACTACAGCTTTCATTTTTC
This sequence is a window from Vallitaleaceae bacterium 9-2. Protein-coding genes within it:
- a CDS encoding ribose-phosphate pyrophosphokinase; translation: MTSTVKTVDGIKIFSGNSNKPLAQKIARSLGGELAICEAGQFSDGESFVKIGEIVRGIDCFVIQSTSNPVNDNLMELLITIDALRRASAGRITAVIPYYGYARQDRKARARDPISARLVADLFQAAGADRVLTMDLHSSQIQGFFSMPVDHMLGNPMLVDYYTNKIKEIEGDFVVVAPDIGSVKRSRSFAEEIDIPLAIIDKRRPEANVSEVMSVIGDVKGKNVIMVDDMIDTAGTICNAAQAMHEKGAKRIFACCTHPVLSGPAIERIQKSAIEELVVLDTIQLSSDKKIDKIKQLSVCDIFANVIKAIHNNESVSKLFDKLM
- the glmU gene encoding bifunctional UDP-N-acetylglucosamine diphosphorylase/glucosamine-1-phosphate N-acetyltransferase GlmU, yielding MSVMKAVILAAGAGTRMKSDKPKVIHKILDRTMLDYAIEAAYEAGAQEVCVIVGHGRDEVMETIKHPVSYAIQHEQLGTGHAVMQAKEFIQGEGNILVLFGDTPLITGESLSKLKTVHEQYNHGVTVLTTHVTDPTGYGRIIRDEQGQFLKSVEHKDATQDELKVNEINSGMYMFKAEALSKALGQLTNHNAQGEYYLPDTLSIIQKEGELVDAMAIENVTEILGVNNKVQLFEATTIMRNRINHRLMEAGVTMIDANQVYIGKDVVVEADAILYPGTTIEGKSIIKTGAHIGANSKIVNSIIESNVTVENSTILESKVEEGSTVGPYAYIRPNSSIGRNVKVGDFVEIKNSTIGDGTKISHLTYVGDADVGREVNFGCGTVTVNYDGVKKHRTIIKDHAFIGCNTNLVSPVTVEENAYTAAGSTITKDVPQDALGIARSRQENKINWVKKKRH
- the spoVG gene encoding septation regulator SpoVG — translated: MEITDVRVRKVAKEGKMKAVVSITFDNEFVVHDIKVIEGEKGLFIAMPSRKALDGEFRDIAHPINSETREKLQKSILEKYETISLAEQNEDMNDMSEVYE